The Punica granatum isolate Tunisia-2019 chromosome 4, ASM765513v2, whole genome shotgun sequence sequence AAAGGATGCTAGCAACGACCATGGAGGACGGTGCTGATGCATCCACCCCTCGGTAGAGTAGCTAGGGGTTCTGGCCGATAATCCCCACCCCTCCACCCGGGAAGGTTGTCGGCCACCTCAAAGGACACACTGGTGGTGTTGGATAAAGCCCGATGAGATTGTCACATTGCACTACGCAATATTTTTCAAGGATACTCGAAGGTAGGAAATATACAACATTGACATCGTCAAAAGTTTATTCAGACATTTTTCAGTCTCATTTCGTGCAAAAGAAAGTTGGAGTATATATCAAGGTTAAACAAAGATCTCGCTGAACCAAACTTTATTAGATTctagtttattttattactaGAGCTATGCTTCAGGACATAAGGCATGGATCTGCTCTCAAGGGCAGAATACAACCCTGTAGTTAGTCCCGCCGGGGCATGTAAATGTGCTAGTCTGGTCATCCTTAGGATAGCTGTAAGCATCCGGGCATCTTTGCTTGAAAAACCTCGAGTAGTCTGTCGGGCCACAGCTTCCAGAATTGCAACAATACTGGTCTGTCTTGAAGACTGTACACGGGTTGTTACAGCCACCAGGTGCCCTCAGTGGATTCGGGCACTGGCCGTTGATATCAGCCGTACACCTGATCCCTCGAGTACAGCCGTTAGAGGTCGGGCTGAAGTCCATCGGAACATTGAAACCATCCACTAGGGAGATGTCAAAGAAGTCCTTCCCAGCGAACTGGTTCAACGCGTACTCGGCCAAGGTATTGGGAGGCTGGCCATAGGCCGTGCATTGGAGTACACCGCCGCAGTCCCCGGTCTGACACTTTCCCCGGCCAGACCCGTCAAACTGGCAGTTGGTACGTGCCCAGATGCGAGCCCCTTTGGTTCCAGGGCTCACATTGATGGTCCAGACCTGTCCCCGGTCCAGCTGCCTGCCGCCGCCTATAGGGACGGACGCGGCCCAAACCGTGTAGGGGCAATTGTTCTGGACGGTGAATTTGGCTCCATGGGCGAGGGTGATGAGGATGGAGAACGAAAGGAAAGAGGAAAGGAATATGTTTACTAGGGAACTCATGCTCTTGTAGTGAAAGAGGTTTTTGATGGGTGTGATGAAGCAAATGGGATTCAGCTTTATATAGGGGAAAATTGCTGCACAAAATTAAAGACAAATTCATGTATTTCTATTATGTGGAGGACGTagaaaatatatgtttatCCATTTGTGACTTTTGGGACAATCCAATAAATGGATCTGCAAGTTGCTGAACAATAACACAAGCTAGGTGTATTTTTTGACTAGCAATTATATTGGATCACCCCTCCCAGTCCACCAAAATGTAGCGCAAAAATCTCGTAACTTTGTTACATAATATTCGCTTCAAAATTTACATCTGAAAGCATATGTTATACGGAAAGACGATTGGATTATTTACTTCAGAAGCCATGTTAGTGTATAATTACTCTTATCttgcagaaattaaaaataaaaaacgaaaaagtacTAAAACCCCTTTTATGATTTGAGCTTGAAACAAATTGGACACTATAGTTTTTTTAGCGACAAATAACATCATGTGGTTCACTTCGTGGGACATAATGGACTTCATCATTAgttttttcatcagttttagtcctcaaacttttctttttatcattgttaccctcaaactttcaacttttttttgcaatttgatcctaaaattcgaaagaaaaaaatggaggGGGTTGGGCCGCCGTTCGCCTGACCCCACCTCCATGGTCGACGGCATTCTCTATGGGTGCATGCGACCTCGGTGGTGGGGTCGGGGTAGCCAACCAATAGCCCCGGCCCCGGCCCTGACCCCTTCCACcctttttctgaattttaggatcaaattggaaaaaaaaaaatgaaagtttgagggtaataattacaaaaagaaaagtttgaggatcaaaaatgataaaaaaaattaacggtaTGGTCCATTATGTCTTACGAAATGAATCACGTTGTGTTATTTATCCCTAGAAAAATCACATGATTCAATTTGTCTCTAGATCAAACCATAAGGGGATTTTATACATTTCccaacaacaacaaaaaagaccttttttttcctttttaaccGGACAATATTATACTCTTCTTGCGACATGTTTATATTGCTGGAAAATGACATTAGTCTTGCTGGAAGTCTTATATGTAATAAGAATCACTTACTAATATCATATGTCAATAAGGGTTATTGGAATTTATTAAGTCTTAAAACCATGACAAAAAATACGGTtgataaagataaaaaattttatgtgtGTAATAACACAATACCTCTTATTATACTCATAAGACAAGATATCTTCTCGTCCATCGTAACTGCTTAGATATGTTGGGGAGGGGATTGGAAAGTCGCGATCACTAAAGTAGAAAAATTCTTGCccacataaattaattaattttgtgcACTGCCTAATTCCCAGAATTCAATTCCCCGTTTCGCGGGGAAAGTCGCGATCACTAAAGTAGAAAAATTCTTGCccacataaattaattaattttgtgcACTGCCTAATTCCCAGAATTCAATTCCCCGTTTCGCGGCGTCTTGGTCTTTGTCCGTGGTCCCCAAAGACTTCCAGGCTGTAGTCAATCTTTGATTCATTCTGGAAGAGTAAATAGGCCATTTGGTCCTTGATTTATGGGTGTTATATTAATTGGGTTTTtgacttattttttacattaattCAGTCTCTGAATTTGTTAATTTGCATTAATCTGGTCCTTATTATATCATTTCGGTCCCTCAACGAAGAAAATTGCATCAAATTGGTCCTTCTTATATCAATAAGGTTCCTCAGTGAAGAAAATTATATCATGTAGGTCCTTTGGTTGCATCAAATTAGTCATTTGTCACATTAATGAGGTCCTCCATGGCACTCTGTTAACTGTAGGTTCTTTTTTTGACGCAGTTAAATGAGAAGTCATTGTTACATCATTTTGATCCAACGTTATATCAAATAAgtctttcttcatttttatttagttttttcttccctttttacacccaaaagaaaaaagaaaaagacgaagaagaTGAGCAATGGGAGAGCTACGGTAGGGGGCTCCCCCGCCCAAGCTTGAAAGAGGGGGAGCTCCAATTGGGGTTtcccctaaaaaaaaaaagtcgagTTAAAAAAATGACTCGTCATCCCAATGATATCCGTCCAATGTTGAAAGACCCATATGATGTGATGGGAGACCCATCTGATGGGACACTTTCCCTCgatgataaatttgatgcaaTTTTCTTCACTAAAAGAGACCTCAATAAGAaacaaggaccaaattgatgcgaATTGACAAACTTATGGACCAAATTAGTGCAAAAAATAAGTTAGGAATCCAATTAACGTAACACCCGTAAGTCATAGACTAAATTGACTATTTATTGAGATCTTGTCAAATTGATCCATTATAGTACATATTAGACGTATGCCTGCTCCAAGCACGAGACTTATTAAATTGATAGCAAATTTGTTCATCACtcataatcaaaatatttttgaggaaatttattttatggaATACATTgtgttattttctttttttcaccCGTTCTCAACtttgaaaatatccaataaaaataaatataatatgcataaataatgataaaataatgatttaaaaaaaagagcatgCACCTGCACGTGTATTTGACTGGAAGGAAGAGGGAAAGATAGTTAAAAGAGGAGAGTGGAGAAAAGTAAGGGAGAAGGGGATGGTTATTGTCATAAATTTACGATCATTTGCTAGAGTGAGGAAAGTTTCCACGCTCTTCCCCATCTTATTCTGCTATTCACGACCTTTTATAGACAGAATAGTAGAGCTAAAACGACAAAGGTAATAGGAAATTTtagattaaataattattttttgggtgtGTATCTTATATTTAAAAGTCCAACATGTCAtgactaatccaattcgaaCTGGTCgaattgtatatattattattatgttagattaaataattattttccatTGTCTATATGGTGACTCTTTCTAATTTCCTGTTAATATATTATGCGCATATATATTGGTCAAAATGCAATTTGTCTTCGGATCAGAATCTTTAGAGCCCCAGGTTGTcttgaaatattatttgaaaagttATTTTTGTATGATTTGAATGTAGGAAATTTACCAAGAGGtacaattattttaaaaattactttaattttgttaattatgtaaatgaGTAAATTTgtattatcattatttaattaatggtAAAATAGGAAGACTATCTTGAGAAACACctcatacttttatttttttcactgaAAGCGTGAAAGGATCCATGAAATAAAGACTGTGTGAAATCACTGGGTAACGAATATGTGATACAGCaaagttttgaaattataaatcgatatgaaaaaatatgataaaagcACCTGCAAAATAAGAAGAATAGTTGGAGAAAcatctcataattttttttccattgaaAGCATGGAATGGTCCAAAAACCAAAGACCATGTGATATCACTATGCATTGAACATTTGAcaaagaaaaattttgaaattagaagtcgatatgaaaaaaatatgacaATCATACCTGCAATAGGGACTAACTCAGTTGAAATTGATgttagaggaaaaaaaattcaaaaattaatgaaaagaaaaagaatctaAATATAAGTATTATGAAAGTATACGATCAAAAGAACAAATATGAAAGGGTGCAACGAACAGTCACAATGGTACAcagatatttttgaaataatgaaaattgaaataactcatcgtacttttatatatagtatagattTATATAAAGTATagttatagatatatatatatatatatggtacacatattacataaattttatataattagcgGTGTGTCTAATATATAAATCACAATACAGGGGAGGAATCATGATCGGCCTTATTTCTTTTGCTTTCGAATGGCAGGGTTCCCTGATGTTAACGCAAATGAAACTTGAGGGTCTTCCCTGTATTTGGAATAAAGCCCCAGAAAAACTCAATTACATGACATAAAATTTTGCTCTATATATTTAGACACACTGACTCATAGGTAAAGCAAAGCTAGACGCGGAAGCAACTTAAATCCCCTCAAAGCCACAGTGTACAAAAAAAATAGCCACTTGTTTGGTTTGATCTAGCTACTCTTGTAATGGGACCCTTGACTTAGTAATCTTATCTTATCTAAAAGAGTAATTTGAACTTGGTATTTCATGTTATAGGAACCTTGTCCACAGATTGGGGTAGTTTGCTCAGTATGCCGATGATATATCCGTTCTTCTCTCCATATATA is a genomic window containing:
- the LOC116206445 gene encoding protein P21-like is translated as MSSLVNIFLSSFLSFSILITLAHGAKFTVQNNCPYTVWAASVPIGGGRQLDRGQVWTINVSPGTKGARIWARTNCQFDGSGRGKCQTGDCGGVLQCTAYGQPPNTLAEYALNQFAGKDFFDISLVDGFNVPMDFSPTSNGCTRGIRCTADINGQCPNPLRAPGGCNNPCTVFKTDQYCCNSGSCGPTDYSRFFKQRCPDAYSYPKDDQTSTFTCPGGTNYRVVFCP